A genomic window from Maridesulfovibrio sp. includes:
- a CDS encoding hemolysin family protein codes for MDDGSEGRLWAKMVNIFKKADAPLEEHILDASEDGEIKEEVVSMLLNVLELKDTEACEIMTPRTDMIGIEINSSLAEVAEHIIEHGHSRLPVYKDSKDKIIGILHAKDIIDPLLRGKKDIKLEEIIRKPFFVSENTKVRALLKEFQSGRVHLAILQDEYGGTSGLLTMEDVLEEIVGDISDEHDADRPSDFEELESGKFLISGRVPLTEVSEKFNLTLDSEHVESIGGYISELTGGIPEVGEFINISGFKFTVHEGDAKQIISILVDPPTGD; via the coding sequence TTGGACGACGGTTCAGAAGGCCGATTGTGGGCAAAAATGGTCAACATTTTCAAAAAAGCAGACGCCCCTCTTGAAGAGCATATTCTCGATGCCAGTGAAGATGGCGAAATCAAGGAAGAAGTTGTTTCCATGCTGCTCAATGTTCTTGAACTCAAGGATACCGAAGCCTGCGAAATAATGACTCCACGCACAGATATGATAGGCATAGAAATCAACAGCAGCCTCGCTGAAGTTGCCGAACATATTATTGAACACGGGCATTCACGCCTCCCTGTATATAAGGACAGCAAAGATAAGATTATAGGCATTCTGCATGCCAAAGATATTATTGATCCTCTTTTAAGAGGCAAAAAAGATATTAAACTTGAAGAAATCATACGCAAGCCTTTCTTTGTATCCGAGAACACCAAAGTAAGAGCCCTGCTCAAAGAATTTCAATCAGGCCGCGTCCACCTCGCTATCCTGCAGGATGAATACGGCGGAACATCCGGCCTGCTGACTATGGAAGACGTACTTGAGGAAATAGTCGGAGATATCTCCGATGAACATGATGCTGACCGTCCTTCTGATTTCGAAGAACTGGAAAGCGGTAAATTCCTTATTTCCGGCAGAGTACCGCTGACAGAAGTTTCTGAAAAATTCAACCTCACTCTCGATTCCGAACACGTGGAATCCATAGGTGGATATATTTCAGAACTGACAGGAGGCATTCCGGAAGTCGGAGAATTCATCAATATTTCAGGATTCAAATTCACAGTACACGAAGGTGACGCCAAACAGATCATCTCCATACTCGTAGACCCGCCCACCGGGGATTAG
- the mnmG gene encoding tRNA uridine-5-carboxymethylaminomethyl(34) synthesis enzyme MnmG, producing MIRKEPPPSIFDLIVCGAGHAGCEAAMAAANMGLKTLLLTINVDRIGHLSCNPAIGGLAKGHMVKEIDALGGCMGIWSDKAGIQFRILNTRKGPAVRASRAQMDRNEYMRVVQKDIFSQDNLWVRQAMAESLIIEDGKAAGVVTQIGEEYHSRSVMLTTGTFLQGLMHIGLENFSGGRMGDPASVGMSKSLEEAGLTLGRLKTGTTPRLLKDSIDYDKLEEQRGDDPPQPFSFRTNEIKLPQVSCHITYTNEKAHEAIRSGFERSPMFTGVIKGTGARYCPSIEDKVARFPEKERHQIFLEPEGYESPEVYPSGIPTSLPLDVQKRMIHSIEGLEQAQIVRPGYAIEYDFVPPTQLLPTLETKVLPGLYLAGQINGTSGYEEAAAQGLWAACNAFCKLTGRDPFLLSRDQAYIAVLVDDLVTKGTLEPYRMFTSRAEYRLLLREGNADLRLTEIGRELGLVKDDHWALYSAKKKGLEEALELLNNTQIRPDKPTREIITKIGGTAPNKSVTLATILRQPELSIADMVHFRPEIENYAQDVLAEAETQIKYEGYLVRQQELVEKFHKMESVSLPEDVDYSAVSGLTREAVEKLTEVRPLTLGQASRISGITPAAVSSIEIHLKKIGAI from the coding sequence ATGATCAGAAAAGAACCGCCCCCAAGTATATTCGACCTTATAGTTTGCGGTGCAGGCCATGCCGGTTGCGAAGCCGCCATGGCTGCGGCCAATATGGGCTTGAAGACCCTGCTTTTAACCATCAACGTGGACCGCATCGGGCACTTATCCTGCAACCCGGCCATTGGCGGACTTGCCAAAGGGCACATGGTTAAAGAAATTGATGCGCTTGGCGGCTGCATGGGTATCTGGTCCGACAAGGCCGGAATCCAGTTCCGCATCCTGAACACTCGCAAAGGACCCGCTGTGCGCGCCAGCCGTGCTCAGATGGACCGTAATGAATACATGCGTGTGGTACAGAAGGATATCTTTTCGCAGGATAATCTCTGGGTCCGGCAGGCTATGGCTGAATCTCTGATCATTGAGGATGGTAAAGCCGCTGGAGTTGTGACCCAGATCGGAGAAGAATACCATTCCCGCTCGGTTATGCTTACCACCGGGACTTTTCTGCAGGGGCTGATGCACATCGGTCTGGAAAATTTCAGCGGCGGACGCATGGGTGATCCCGCTTCTGTAGGGATGTCCAAGAGCCTTGAAGAGGCCGGACTTACTCTGGGCCGCTTGAAGACAGGAACCACTCCCCGTCTGCTTAAAGATTCCATTGACTACGACAAGCTCGAAGAACAGCGTGGCGATGATCCACCGCAGCCTTTCAGTTTCAGAACCAATGAAATCAAGCTGCCGCAGGTAAGCTGTCATATCACCTACACAAACGAAAAGGCTCACGAGGCCATTCGCAGCGGATTTGAACGCTCACCCATGTTCACAGGCGTGATCAAGGGAACCGGAGCGCGCTACTGCCCTTCCATAGAAGACAAGGTCGCACGTTTTCCGGAAAAAGAACGCCACCAGATTTTCCTAGAACCCGAAGGTTACGAAAGCCCGGAAGTTTACCCCAGCGGTATTCCTACCAGCCTTCCACTGGATGTTCAAAAACGCATGATCCATTCCATAGAAGGTCTGGAACAGGCTCAAATTGTCCGCCCCGGTTACGCCATCGAGTACGATTTTGTTCCGCCCACCCAGCTTTTGCCGACGCTTGAAACAAAGGTTCTTCCAGGACTCTATCTTGCCGGACAGATTAACGGGACATCTGGCTATGAAGAAGCAGCGGCACAGGGACTTTGGGCTGCATGTAATGCATTCTGTAAATTGACCGGACGTGATCCTTTCCTCCTTTCCCGCGATCAGGCTTACATAGCCGTACTGGTCGACGACCTAGTAACCAAGGGAACACTGGAACCGTATCGCATGTTCACCTCCCGCGCTGAATACAGGCTGCTGCTGCGTGAAGGCAATGCCGATCTGCGGTTAACCGAGATCGGCCGGGAACTCGGCTTGGTCAAAGACGATCACTGGGCGCTTTACTCCGCCAAGAAAAAGGGATTGGAAGAAGCTCTGGAATTACTTAACAACACCCAGATCAGACCTGATAAACCAACCCGTGAGATCATCACAAAGATTGGCGGGACTGCACCGAACAAATCAGTCACCCTTGCGACAATTCTACGTCAGCCGGAACTTTCTATTGCCGACATGGTGCATTTCAGACCTGAAATTGAAAATTACGCACAGGATGTACTTGCGGAAGCCGAAACCCAGATAAAATACGAAGGTTATCTGGTACGCCAGCAGGAACTGGTTGAAAAGTTCCATAAAATGGAATCCGTCAGCCTGCCTGAGGACGTAGATTATTCCGCGGTATCAGGTCTTACCAGAGAAGCAGTTGAAAAACTTACTGAAGTTAGGCCTCTGACCCTTGGTCAGGCCAGCCGCATATCCGGAATTACTCCGGCAGCAGTTTCTTCTATAGAGATCCATCTGAAAAAAATCGGCGCGATCTGA
- a CDS encoding M20 family metallo-hydrolase — translation MPTQLLSKIDDLKDAALDLHAKLVSIPAIGPANNGSGEKAKADFLTDYLKENGFGEVKSYNAPDDRVECGYRPNLVTVIPGQDSSRTLWIISHMDVVPVGDLSLWKTDPFKMEQDGDSLYGRGVEDNHQGLVSSVIAAKALMESGMTPGINIGLIFVSDEETGSHYGLEYLVKEHGDLFRKNDLFLVPDSGEPDSSMVEIAEKSSVWFKVTVEGKQCHASTPEQGVNSLIAAAAMIMEVPELKYHFDEEDELFSPPYSTFEPTKKEANVENINTLPGKDIFYIDCRVLPSYDLEEVIDQVKGMGLYVAEEYGVKITVDIESKNQASPPTPVNSEIVEKVIFAVKEVYGVDAKPGGIGGGTVAAHLRERGYHTVVWSTLLHQAHQPNEKGSISNTLNDAKVMALLPF, via the coding sequence ATGCCCACTCAGCTTCTTTCAAAAATTGATGATCTGAAAGACGCAGCTCTCGACCTCCACGCCAAGCTGGTTTCCATTCCCGCTATCGGCCCCGCAAACAACGGGTCCGGGGAAAAGGCCAAAGCTGATTTCCTGACCGATTACCTCAAAGAGAACGGTTTCGGTGAAGTTAAATCATACAACGCGCCGGATGATCGGGTGGAGTGCGGCTACAGACCGAATCTGGTCACTGTAATTCCCGGGCAGGACAGTTCCAGAACACTCTGGATCATCTCCCACATGGATGTAGTTCCTGTTGGAGATTTAAGTCTCTGGAAAACTGATCCTTTCAAAATGGAACAAGACGGAGACTCGCTTTACGGACGCGGTGTGGAAGACAACCATCAAGGGCTGGTAAGCTCAGTTATCGCAGCTAAAGCACTCATGGAATCCGGCATGACTCCGGGCATAAACATCGGCCTAATCTTTGTTTCCGATGAGGAGACCGGATCACACTACGGTTTGGAATATCTGGTCAAGGAACACGGAGATCTGTTTAGAAAGAACGACCTGTTCCTCGTTCCCGATTCCGGCGAACCTGACTCTTCTATGGTTGAAATTGCGGAAAAATCATCCGTATGGTTCAAGGTCACAGTCGAAGGCAAGCAGTGCCACGCATCCACACCGGAGCAGGGTGTCAACTCCCTGATTGCAGCTGCTGCCATGATTATGGAAGTTCCAGAACTCAAGTACCATTTTGATGAAGAGGACGAACTTTTCTCCCCGCCCTACTCCACTTTTGAGCCGACCAAAAAAGAAGCCAATGTGGAAAATATCAACACCCTTCCGGGCAAAGACATATTCTACATCGACTGCCGTGTGCTGCCCAGCTACGACCTTGAAGAAGTAATTGATCAGGTCAAAGGTATGGGCCTTTACGTTGCTGAAGAGTACGGCGTAAAAATCACTGTGGATATTGAAAGCAAAAATCAGGCTTCCCCCCCCACCCCGGTGAATTCCGAAATTGTCGAAAAAGTAATTTTCGCGGTCAAGGAAGTTTACGGAGTAGACGCCAAGCCCGGTGGAATCGGCGGCGGAACAGTTGCAGCGCATCTGCGTGAACGGGGATACCACACTGTGGTCTGGTCCACACTGCTGCATCAGGCACACCAGCCCAATGAAAAAGGTTCCATCAGCAACACCCTCAACGACGCAAAAGTAATGGCACTGCTGCCGTTCTAG
- a CDS encoding PxxKW family cysteine-rich protein, with the protein MAKKNVRVHALEGAEMTAEGLSYKGVIMETVVEQCDGCERSVEVEGSTYCHSYAQPAKKWGHSVCNFATHVRAGVDKEGKVKVNPLKASKRAARGR; encoded by the coding sequence ATGGCTAAAAAGAATGTAAGAGTACACGCACTTGAAGGTGCAGAAATGACTGCAGAAGGTCTTTCTTACAAAGGCGTAATCATGGAAACCGTTGTTGAACAGTGTGACGGTTGTGAACGCTCAGTAGAAGTTGAAGGTTCCACATACTGTCACAGCTACGCTCAGCCCGCTAAAAAATGGGGTCACAGCGTATGCAACTTTGCAACACACGTGCGTGCCGGTGTTGACAAAGAAGGTAAAGTTAAAGTTAACCCGCTTAAAGCATCCAAGCGTGCTGCACGCGGTCGCTAG
- a CDS encoding amidohydrolase: MQQKRCDLVIKGSYVLTQNDERELIEDGALAVSGSLISAVGKRADIEAGWTADKVIDCGKSVLLPGLINSHTHVPMTLMRGVADDMPLLDWLHNYMFPIESGLTRELVELGAMLGCAEMIASGTTAIFDGYMHEDAVGKAVDKSGIKAVLGEGFFKFPSPFFKTAQDAWDAVESLQEQFAANERIRTSVTPHAVFTTDPEQLAESMELAEKLDLLWQIHAAESVPETKLTLDIFGKRPIQILKEYGLLTKRTRLHHCVDVTEEEIDWIRDAGAMIAHNPQSNLKLGSGICPLTQFLKAGVNTGLGTDGAASNNNLDMFDEMRTAALIQKGFLQDPEAMPAQTVLDMATVCGASFIGFENTGALRTGFKADIVAIDMDKMHLKPVYNPLSHVIYSAGGQDVCLTVCDGQVLYRDGVFCTVDIETISLEAEKAVKWALKRLESR, encoded by the coding sequence ATGCAGCAGAAAAGATGTGATCTGGTTATCAAAGGCAGTTACGTTCTAACCCAGAACGATGAACGTGAACTGATTGAAGATGGTGCCCTAGCCGTCAGTGGCTCACTGATTTCTGCGGTTGGAAAAAGAGCGGATATTGAAGCGGGATGGACTGCGGATAAAGTTATTGATTGCGGAAAATCTGTCCTCCTGCCCGGCTTGATTAATTCACACACCCATGTGCCCATGACCCTGATGCGTGGCGTTGCAGACGACATGCCGTTGTTGGACTGGTTACATAATTATATGTTTCCCATCGAGTCCGGTTTAACCAGAGAACTGGTGGAACTGGGAGCTATGCTGGGATGTGCTGAAATGATCGCTTCCGGCACAACTGCTATTTTTGACGGCTATATGCATGAAGACGCGGTCGGCAAAGCTGTCGATAAAAGCGGAATAAAAGCGGTTCTGGGAGAAGGTTTTTTTAAATTTCCTTCGCCGTTTTTCAAAACAGCGCAGGATGCGTGGGATGCCGTTGAATCCTTGCAGGAACAATTCGCTGCTAATGAAAGAATCAGGACTTCCGTTACGCCACATGCTGTGTTCACTACCGACCCTGAGCAACTGGCTGAAAGCATGGAACTTGCAGAAAAACTGGATCTGCTATGGCAGATTCATGCCGCTGAATCAGTTCCTGAAACCAAATTGACCCTGGATATTTTTGGTAAACGCCCTATCCAGATACTGAAAGAATATGGTTTGCTGACCAAGCGCACCCGGCTGCACCATTGCGTTGATGTAACCGAAGAAGAAATCGACTGGATTCGAGACGCCGGAGCAATGATCGCCCATAATCCGCAATCCAACCTCAAGCTTGGATCGGGGATTTGTCCACTGACCCAGTTCCTTAAGGCCGGCGTTAACACCGGTCTGGGAACAGACGGTGCGGCCAGCAACAACAATCTGGACATGTTCGATGAAATGCGTACCGCAGCACTGATCCAGAAAGGATTTCTGCAGGACCCGGAAGCAATGCCCGCGCAGACGGTTCTCGATATGGCAACTGTCTGCGGTGCATCATTCATAGGATTTGAAAATACCGGAGCATTAAGAACAGGCTTTAAAGCCGACATCGTCGCCATAGATATGGACAAGATGCACCTAAAGCCTGTATACAACCCCCTCTCGCATGTTATTTACTCTGCCGGCGGACAAGACGTCTGCCTGACTGTCTGCGACGGACAGGTCCTTTACAGGGATGGAGTTTTTTGCACCGTGGATATAGAAACTATTTCACTGGAAGCTGAAAAGGCTGTAAAGTGGGCATTGAAGCGGCTTGAAAGCCGTTAG
- the mtnP gene encoding S-methyl-5'-thioadenosine phosphorylase, giving the protein MAVIGIIGGSGLDNPDILKEAKDSEFKTVWGAPSSPVKSGKIAGKEVHIIGRHGREHNIPPTYVNNRANIQALKDLGCECILATTAVGSLREKIYRGHLVIIDQFIDFTRKRELTFHQTFAPHAPVHTPMAEPFDAGLRAKMAAACKELGITVHDKGTVVTIEGPRFSTRAESHMFRSWGADIINMSTAPEAILANEAGIPYAAVAMSTDYDCWKTDEAPVTWDDILTIFKANAENVTSMLIKTIEKI; this is encoded by the coding sequence ATGGCAGTAATCGGCATCATCGGCGGCAGCGGACTGGATAACCCGGATATCCTCAAAGAAGCAAAGGATTCGGAATTCAAAACCGTATGGGGCGCCCCCAGCTCCCCCGTCAAGTCCGGCAAAATAGCTGGCAAGGAAGTACATATTATAGGAAGGCACGGACGGGAACACAATATTCCACCTACCTATGTCAACAACCGGGCCAATATCCAGGCACTTAAAGACCTCGGCTGCGAATGCATTCTGGCTACCACTGCCGTCGGTTCCCTGCGCGAAAAAATTTATCGCGGACACCTGGTGATTATTGACCAGTTCATAGATTTCACCCGCAAACGAGAACTCACTTTTCACCAGACTTTCGCGCCCCACGCCCCGGTACACACTCCCATGGCCGAACCTTTTGATGCCGGCTTACGGGCCAAAATGGCCGCAGCATGCAAGGAACTGGGCATCACAGTCCACGACAAAGGAACCGTTGTGACCATTGAAGGCCCGCGTTTTTCCACCCGTGCGGAATCACATATGTTCCGCTCCTGGGGTGCAGATATCATCAACATGTCTACCGCACCCGAAGCAATCCTTGCCAACGAAGCCGGCATTCCATACGCCGCAGTCGCCATGTCCACCGACTATGATTGCTGGAAAACCGATGAAGCGCCAGTAACATGGGACGACATCCTCACTATTTTTAAAGCAAATGCCGAGAATGTAACCTCTATGCTGATCAAGACTATCGAAAAGATTTAG
- a CDS encoding adenine phosphoribosyltransferase translates to MNLRDYIRDVPNFPKEGIVYFDITPLLAEPKAFQYTIDQLAERFTDYKADKIAAAEARGFIFGAPLAAKLGIGFVPIRKPGKLPYETISVSYDLEYGTDNLSMHIDAIAKDEKVLLIDDVLATGGTAEGMVKLVKKAGGIVSAMGFIAELSFLDGKSKLAGINTSSLIQL, encoded by the coding sequence ATGAATTTGAGGGATTATATCCGCGATGTTCCCAACTTTCCCAAGGAAGGAATCGTATACTTTGACATTACCCCGCTTCTGGCTGAGCCAAAAGCATTTCAATATACAATTGACCAGCTTGCTGAACGCTTCACAGACTACAAGGCAGACAAAATAGCTGCGGCTGAAGCACGCGGTTTTATCTTCGGCGCACCACTCGCCGCCAAGCTGGGAATCGGCTTTGTGCCCATCCGTAAGCCCGGCAAACTGCCTTACGAAACCATTTCCGTGAGCTACGACCTTGAGTATGGAACCGACAACTTGAGCATGCACATAGACGCAATAGCAAAGGATGAAAAAGTTCTGCTCATCGACGATGTTCTCGCCACCGGCGGAACCGCTGAAGGCATGGTCAAACTGGTAAAAAAAGCTGGCGGGATTGTTTCTGCCATGGGCTTTATTGCCGAGCTGAGCTTCCTTGACGGGAAAAGCAAACTGGCTGGCATTAATACCAGCAGTCTGATCCAGCTTTAA
- a CDS encoding NCS2 family permease, whose amino-acid sequence MSSFLDNYFEITKRGSTVSREILAGMTTFATMAYIIIVNPKILEAAGIPFGPSMVATIISAVFGTLAMGLYAKRPFAVAPYMGENAFIAFTVVKVMGHTWQTALGAIFFGGILFIIFTVTGIRSWLIRAIPKNLKNAFVAGIGLFLAFIGLNTTGIVSVGIPGAPVHIGDLTNPAVLLAVGCFFLTAILMARNINGALIIGIIVTSCLAIGIGIADLPETLFSTPPSLEPIMFKLDILGALNWAFISVILTVFVLDFLDTMGTLYAVSHRAGLLDKNGDLPQIERPLMVDAVTTVFASLLGTTTTGVFVESATGIEAGGRTGLTAVTTAILFLAALFLAPLLTIIPACAYGPSLIVVGMLMLAPCKELELDDISELVPAFLVITLMSFTYNLGIGMTAGFIAYPVMKAVTGKLNQVSPGLWVLCLLSVVFFITCPH is encoded by the coding sequence ATGAGTTCTTTTCTAGACAACTATTTTGAAATAACCAAACGCGGTTCAACTGTTAGCCGGGAAATTCTGGCAGGAATGACCACCTTTGCCACCATGGCATATATAATCATCGTCAACCCCAAAATACTTGAAGCAGCAGGAATACCATTCGGCCCCAGCATGGTGGCTACCATCATCAGTGCCGTTTTCGGTACACTGGCCATGGGCCTTTATGCCAAACGGCCATTCGCCGTTGCTCCTTATATGGGTGAAAATGCATTCATTGCCTTCACCGTAGTCAAAGTAATGGGCCATACATGGCAGACCGCACTCGGCGCAATCTTTTTCGGCGGGATTCTATTTATCATATTCACTGTTACAGGTATACGATCATGGCTGATCAGAGCCATCCCCAAAAACCTTAAAAATGCATTTGTAGCAGGTATAGGACTTTTTCTTGCCTTCATCGGTCTTAACACTACAGGGATTGTCAGTGTAGGAATCCCTGGCGCCCCTGTCCATATCGGAGACCTGACCAACCCGGCGGTCCTCTTAGCTGTCGGCTGTTTTTTCCTGACTGCCATCCTCATGGCCCGCAATATAAACGGCGCGCTGATCATCGGCATAATCGTAACCAGCTGTCTGGCCATCGGAATCGGGATCGCAGACCTGCCGGAAACTCTTTTCAGCACCCCTCCTTCCCTTGAGCCCATAATGTTCAAACTGGACATCCTGGGCGCTTTGAACTGGGCCTTTATTTCAGTAATCCTGACAGTGTTCGTACTCGACTTCCTTGATACCATGGGAACTCTCTATGCTGTCTCCCACCGTGCAGGACTGCTGGATAAAAACGGCGACCTTCCCCAGATAGAACGACCGCTCATGGTCGATGCGGTAACAACAGTTTTCGCATCACTGCTGGGAACCACAACAACTGGTGTTTTTGTGGAATCTGCGACCGGAATCGAGGCAGGAGGACGCACCGGACTGACAGCCGTGACCACTGCCATACTTTTCCTCGCGGCCCTGTTTCTGGCTCCATTGCTGACTATCATCCCGGCCTGTGCATACGGCCCCAGCCTTATTGTCGTCGGCATGCTCATGCTTGCACCTTGCAAGGAACTGGAACTGGATGACATAAGTGAGCTTGTCCCCGCTTTTCTGGTCATTACTTTGATGAGCTTCACATATAATCTCGGTATCGGCATGACAGCCGGATTCATTGCCTATCCAGTCATGAAGGCTGTAACCGGAAAACTTAATCAGGTTTCACCGGGGTTATGGGTTCTCTGTCTGCTCTCTGTAGTATTCTTTATCACCTGTCCGCATTAA
- the rsmA gene encoding 16S rRNA (adenine(1518)-N(6)/adenine(1519)-N(6))-dimethyltransferase RsmA, with the protein MQIKHRAKKSLGQNFLQDANIARKIVDSLKISEKDSVIEIGPGQGALTKFILEAGPESLTLVEKDRDLAPALKVEYPEAVVELQDALKFDWAGLDSAKNWKIVGNLPYNVASKIMWDIAAQSSATCVFMVQHEVAQRITAGPGSKKYGAISVWVQSFCKTDYLFKVPPTVFKPMPKVDSAVIKFFPLSEEEKPSDIEGLAKLIKYCFQFRRKQLGKILKSFISDSVHKWAEDEGLSLKDRPEALSPLQFQSLYKCVKNDFPS; encoded by the coding sequence GTGCAGATAAAACATAGAGCCAAAAAAAGTCTTGGCCAGAATTTTTTACAGGACGCGAACATAGCGCGCAAGATTGTGGACAGTCTCAAAATTTCGGAAAAGGATTCAGTAATTGAGATTGGTCCAGGGCAGGGGGCTTTGACAAAATTCATACTTGAAGCCGGTCCTGAGAGTCTCACTCTGGTGGAAAAAGACCGCGATCTGGCTCCGGCACTCAAAGTAGAATATCCCGAAGCGGTAGTTGAACTCCAGGATGCCTTGAAATTTGACTGGGCCGGGCTTGACTCCGCGAAGAACTGGAAGATTGTGGGCAATCTGCCCTATAACGTCGCTTCCAAAATTATGTGGGATATTGCTGCTCAAAGCAGCGCTACTTGTGTTTTCATGGTTCAGCATGAAGTAGCACAGCGTATCACCGCCGGTCCGGGATCAAAAAAGTACGGAGCCATAAGTGTCTGGGTGCAGAGTTTTTGCAAAACCGATTACCTTTTTAAGGTTCCTCCTACTGTTTTTAAGCCGATGCCCAAAGTTGACTCTGCCGTGATAAAATTTTTTCCATTATCTGAAGAGGAAAAACCCAGTGATATTGAGGGGCTTGCCAAGCTTATCAAATACTGTTTCCAGTTTAGACGCAAGCAGCTTGGTAAGATATTGAAATCATTTATTTCTGACTCAGTGCATAAGTGGGCTGAAGATGAAGGACTTTCACTCAAAGATCGGCCTGAGGCCTTGTCACCACTGCAATTTCAAAGCCTTTATAAATGCGTTAAAAACGATTTTCCCTCTTGA
- the rpsU gene encoding 30S ribosomal protein S21 encodes MPGVYLEDSDNFEIALRRFKKQVEKAGVLSELKKRQHYEKPSVQRKKKKAAARKRLIKKMRKMSMG; translated from the coding sequence TTGCCCGGTGTATATCTCGAAGATTCTGATAACTTTGAAATAGCTCTTCGCCGCTTCAAGAAGCAGGTTGAAAAAGCTGGAGTTCTTTCCGAACTCAAGAAGCGTCAGCACTATGAAAAGCCCAGCGTACAGCGTAAAAAGAAAAAAGCTGCTGCCCGCAAAAGGCTCATCAAAAAAATGCGCAAAATGTCAATGGGTTAA
- a CDS encoding GatB/YqeY domain-containing protein, whose product MSLIEQIDKDYIVAYKAKDDVKKTVLRHLKTAIKNRIVELKGDALSDDEVLDLVAKQIKQRKDSIEQYNAAGRSELAEIEAVEIEALSGYMPEQLSEEEVAAAVDKAIADIGASSMQDMGKVMKAITEAYKGQVDGKVVSNLVRARLS is encoded by the coding sequence ATGAGTCTCATTGAGCAGATTGATAAAGACTACATTGTGGCCTATAAGGCCAAGGATGATGTAAAGAAAACAGTTTTGAGGCATCTCAAAACTGCTATCAAAAACCGCATTGTCGAATTGAAAGGGGATGCTCTTTCTGACGATGAGGTTCTTGATCTTGTTGCAAAGCAGATCAAGCAGCGTAAGGATTCCATAGAGCAGTACAACGCTGCCGGACGTTCTGAGCTGGCCGAAATTGAAGCTGTCGAAATCGAAGCTCTTTCCGGTTACATGCCGGAGCAGCTCTCCGAAGAGGAGGTCGCTGCTGCTGTAGATAAGGCAATTGCAGATATCGGTGCATCATCCATGCAGGATATGGGTAAGGTGATGAAAGCCATCACTGAAGCCTATAAAGGGCAGGTTGACGGAAAGGTTGTCAGCAACCTTGTTCGTGCCCGTCTTTCCTGA